TCAGTTCTTCATCAAGATAAATGGCGTTTTCTTCTCTTTTGATTTCTTTTATAAATTTAGCTTTTGGAAAATATTTTTGCATATTAATTTCTATTTTAGTCTCTCCTGCTGCATATACAGGTAAAATATAAAGCTCATCAACACTAGCTAAAACTGCACTAAAATACTCTATATTTGCACTCAAACGCGTATAACGATGAGGCTCAAAAATAACTATAGTTTTTTCATACCCAGCTAATCTTGCATATTCATTAGCTGCTTTTAATGTAGTTTTAATCTCAGTTGGATGATGTCCATAATCGTCTATTAATGCCATATTTTTGTTTGCAAATAAAATATCAAATCTCTTTTTTATACCTTGATAATTTAAAAGTCTAGTTCTAATTTCTTCTATACTGATAAATTCACTTGCAGCCAAAATAGCCAAAGCAGCATCCATAGCCACATGCTCGCCCATACCAAAAACACTAAATTCCCCTAAACCCTTAAGAGTAAAATAGGTTTTTGGCTTGAAATTTTCCACTTTCATATAAATATTTACAATATCTTTACTTGGATAAAGTTTTTTTGCATTATTTAAATTTAAACTTGCTAAAAACTCATCTTCAGCATTTATAACTTGAATTTTAGACAAATTTAAAAAATCTGCATAAGCTTTGTGTAATTTTGTAATATCATTTCCATAATGATCTAAATGCTCAGCTTCTACATTGGTAACTATAGCCAAATATGGATTTGAATTTAAAAAAGAACTATCGCTTTCATCTGCCTCAAAAATAAGATTTTGACTTTCTTTATAAAGCATATTAGTGCCACTTTCTTTTAAAACCGCACCTATAATCACAGAAGCTTCTATCAAGCTTGCTAAAATGCTTGAAGTTGTACTTTTACCATGAGCCCCTGCAACTGCAAAAACTCTTTTGTCTTTTAAAATCATAGGCAAAGCTTCTTTTCTTGAAAGTATTGTGATATTTTGTTCTTTTGCACTTATTAATTCTTCGTTATTTTCTTTTATGGCTGCTGAATATACTACCAAATCTACATTTTTGACATTGTCTTTATGATGAGGGATTTTTATACTTATACCTTCTTTTTCTAACTCTTTTGTGATTTTACTTTCTTTAATATCTGAACCACTAATGATAAAACCTTGCTCTTTTAAAAACCTAGCCAAAGCTGAAATTCCAATACCACCTATGCCTATAAAATGAATTTTTTGCATTTTTGCCTCAAAATTATTTAAAATTTAAGGCAAAATTCTATCATTTATTTACTAAAATTAAAATTTAAACTTTTTTAAGGAGTGTTTGTTTTGTCTTGATTTATCAATCTATAATTTAGCTGTTTTTGAAACAATTCTTTATATAAATTTGAAAATTCTTTATGATATGAATCTATCTCAAAAGCTTTATTAGTATCTTTTAAACTTGAATTACTTTCAAAAAAATATCCTTTTGTTCCTTCATACACTCCATTTTTATCAACCCAAACAAGTTCATTAAAGCCAAATTCTAATTTTTCATTATCTATAGGTGCTAACATGTTTCTTCCACCTAAACTTAAATATTTTGTATTACTAAGGCTTAGATTATAAAGTGTTGGAAAAATATCTTTATGAGAACCTATGCGATTTTTATCATAATAAATACCATTTTTTAGATGTTTTGGAATATATAAATAAAATGGAACGCTATATGCAAAAGCCTTTTGCGAATTTAAATTCATCTTAATATCTCTAAACCTATGATCACCCGTTGCAGCAATGATGATTTTTTCTTTAAATTGACTTTGTTTTACTTGATCTAAAAAATTTCCAAACTCATCACTAGCATAAGCAAAAGCTTCTAAAGCATTTTTTGGATTGCTTATAACAAATTCATCTAATATTTTTTTGTTTAGGCCATTATCATTAATTAAATTTTTTCTGCTTTTATGTATATAAGGCCTATGAGTTGAAATACTAAGAGATATAACTAAAGTCGGAACTTTAGCATTTTCAAAAATAGAATAAATTTTCTTATATGCAAATTCATCTGCTATGCCGTATTTATGTTTAGTTTCTTTAGCTTGTGGGAATTCTTGCATTAAGGTATTTTCATCTATAATTTCATCAGCTCCTTGATAGTTAAAATATCTTCCAAGGTTATACCAAGAAGCATTACCACTATAAACAAAAATTATTTTATAACCTGCATTTTTATAAATTTGTAAAGGTGATAAAGCTAATTTTTCTTTTTGGTATATACCATTTGAAATGATATTTGGACTCAAAAACACTAATCGATTGAAACTTTCAATGGTATTATTTGCACTAGATAAAAATCTTTCAAAGACAAAATCTTGATCAAAATGTTTTTTTAAACTTCCTAAAAGATCTAGATTTTCATTACTAAATTCGATCAAATTAAAACCAAAACTTTCCATTATGTTTAGATAAATATGATTTTTTGCATGATATTTATTTGCTAAAGTAGTGTTAAATATAGAAAAAAGTTTTTCTTCTAAGTGTTTAATTTGGTTTAAATCTACATTTTTAAATTCTTGCTGACTTTTGTATTCTTTATAAGCCCATGAAAAGGCCATTAAAGGATTTGTAGAAATTTCATTAAAAGATTTTATAGTGCTAAATTCATAACTTGAAGCTCTTAAAGCATTATATGTAAAATGCCCTCTTAAAGCGACAATATAAAAATAAATCAATAAAACATTAAGCACAAAAGCAACAATCAAGGGTAATTTAATATTTTTAAATTTTAAATGCAAAATTTTCATATTAATAAAAAAACAAAATACACTAAAAATCAAAGCAAGAAAAATAGCTTTTAAAACAGGATAATCAGAAAAAATTATAGAAAAAATAGCATTAGTATCATCATCTTTTAAACCAAAAACAAAGATATCGATTTTACTAGCATAAAGTTGAAAATAATAATAATGAATAAAAGCAGAAATTAAAACGACAAAAGCAATAAATGCTACATAAAAACTAGAAAAATAATAATAAAATTTAGTAATTACCCCCCCCCCAATAAATTTTATTTTTTTATTTTTAAAAATAAATGCAAAATAAGTCAAAAAACCACACAAAAACAAAGGTAAAAAAGCACTACTAAAAGTTCTCATATCATGAGCTAAACCATACATATACACCATAAAAGAATTTTGGCTTTCACTGGTTAAATTTACTAGCATTAAAAATCTAGTAAAAGCAAAAATTCCCATAAAGACAAAACTAAAAAACAAAATTTGCGTTATAATTTTTCTCATATTTTTCCCTAATATAAACTAATTTTCATAATTTTTAATAATCTTATCAAAAGCCCATAAGTTTCTAGCTTCATTTGCTTTATTAACTTCTACTACAAGCATTTCCTCTTGCTCGCCAAGTTGTTCTTGAACTTGACCAAAAGCATCGATAAAAAAGCTATCGCCATAAAATTTCCACTCATTTTCTTGTTTTAAATTTCCTATGCGATTAACCCTTAAAATACTTGTTGAGTTTAAAAAAGCCCTTGTTTTTAAAAGCTCTAACCATCTTTGATTACTCTCAAAAGTGCTAGCTGTAGGAATGATAACTAAATCAACCTTTTTTTTCATAATCATTTGCCAAAATACATCAAAATGCGCTTCAAATCCAAAAAGCAACGCACATTTTAAATTTTCATGAGTAAAAGTAAAAAGTTTTAATTCTTTATTTTTTTTATTTTTAAAAAATTTCTCCTCATTCCAATGCGTATAAGGCATTAAAATTTGCTGTTCATAACTTTTTATATTTTGCGGACTAACTTTTAAACAAAGTTTTTTTAAACCTTCATTTTCAACACTAACAATAGGTGCTATAATGCTTAATTCGTATTTTTTTGCAAATTTTATCAAACTTGCTTTTTTACTTTCGCTTTGTTCTTTAATCATACTTTTTGGCATAGTTTTAAGCTCACTAAAAAAGCTATTTAGCACATACTCGCCTAAAACTACTAAATTTGCGCCACTTTCTTTAGCAGCTTTTAAATAATACTCTAATCTTGACTCACTCAAAGCTAAAGTTGGAAATTGTAAAGCAACTATACTACTCATCTATATGCTCAATTTCCAACTTAGCTTTTTCTAGCATAGTTCTAGCTTCTTTTATATTTTTTAAACCCTCTTTGTAAATTTCAACACAGGTTTTCAAATTCAAATCTTTATCATTTAGTTTTTCCAACGAAAGCTCAGCTTGTTTGATATGATCTTCAAATTCCATTAGTTACTCACTTTGTAATTTGGTGCTTCAGCTGTGATAGTGACATCATGAACATGGCTTTCTTTTAAGCCTGCTGCAGTAATTTCAACAAATTCAGCCCTATCTTGAAAGCTTTTAATATCTGCTGCACCCACATAACCCATAGAAGATCTAAGCCCACCTAAAAGCTGATGGATAACACTTTTTATACTTCCTACATAAGGCACCCTACCTTCAATGCCTTCTGGCACAAGCTTATCTTGAGCAGTTCCTTCTTGAAAATATCTATCCGAACTTCCTTTTTGCATAGCACCTAAACTTCCCATACCGCGATAGCTTTTGTATTGTCTTCCTTGGTAGGTAAATAACTCCCCTGGGCTCTCATCTGTTCCTGCTAAAAGCGAACCTATCATCACACTACTTGCTCCTGCTGCGATAGCTTTTGCAATATCACCTGAGTATTTTATACCCCCATCAGCAATCACTGGCACGCCGTATCTGCTTGCTTCTATCGCACACTCATCTATGGCTGAAATTTGAGGCACACCCACACCTGAAACAATGCGTGTGGTGCAAATACTACCTGGCCCTATACCAACTTTAATAGCATCAGCACCTGCTTCACATAAATCTTTAACCGCTTTAGCACTAGCAACATTTCCTACTATTACATCTACATTAAACTCAGCCTTAATTGCTTTTAGCGTATCAATTATACCCTTAGAATGTCCGTGTGCACTATCCATTACTATAACATCTACTTCAGCTTCTACTAAAGCTCTCACGCGATCAAGCTGACCTACACCCACTGCTGCAGCTACTCTTAATCTTCCATAAGAATCTTTATTTGAATTTGGGTATTCTTTGCGTTTTTTTAAGTCTTTTATGGTGATTAAACCTTCTAGGCGGTTATTTTCATCTACAATTGGTAATTTTTCCACTTTATTAGTAGAAAAAATTCTTTCAGCATCATCTAAAGTAGAACCTTTTTTAGCTGTGATTAAAGGCATTTTAGTCATTACATTTTCTACTAAATTGTCAAAATTGTTTTCAAATCTTAAATCACGATTAGTTAAAATTCCTATTAAAATTTTATTCTCATCTACTACTGGAACGCCTGAAATTCTATACTCAGCCATAAGTTCTAGTGCTTCTTTAACACTTGCTTTAGCTCCTATATAAATAGGATCCATAATCACACCACTTTCGCTTTTTTTAACCCTTTTTATCTCTCTAACTTGCGAGGCTATGTCCATATTTTTATGGATTACCCCTATACCACCAAGTCTTGCCATCATTATAGCCGCTCTGTGTTCGGTTACTGTATCCATAGCAGCGGAGATTAAAGGCATATTTAAAGTGATATTTTTGGTAAGTTTTGTCTTAACATCTACTTCTTTAGGTAAAACTTCAGAATACTGAGGAACTAGCAAAACATCTTCAAAAGTTAAAGCGCGTTTGATGATTTTCATATTTTTTCCTTTATTTGTTTTTAATCATTTCTTCTAGGCTTAAAGCACCATCTAACAAGGTTTGCTCATCATAAGCTTTGCAGATAAGCTGGGCTGAGATATTGAGTTTATTTTCATTTTTAGCCACTGGCACACTTATACCACCAAGTCCTGCTAAATTCACTGAAATAGTAAATACATCTTCTAAATACATTTGCACTGGAGTTTTAACATCATTAAAACCAAAAGCCACGCTTGGAGCAACTGGCATAAAAATCAAATCACAATCTTGTAAATTTTCTTCGTATTTTCTCTTAATAAAAGCTCTTGCCTTTTGTGCTTTGATATAGTATGCATCATAATACCCACTACTTAAAACAAAGGTTCCTAGTAAAATTCTTCTTTTTACTTCTTCGCCAAAGCCTTCGCTTCTAGTGTTTACATAAAGTTCGCCCAAATTTTGACAATGCTCACTTCTTCTTCCATAACGCACGCCATCATAACGACTTAAATTTGCACTTGCTTCGGCTGCTGCTATGATATAATACGCAGCTACATCAAATTTAGAATCCATCAAATCTTTATAAACGATTTCATGATTATTGGCTTTTAGCATATCAATAGTTTTTAACAAAGCTTGTTTTACATCTTCATTGCACTGATCAATATAATTTTTTATCACAGCTATTTTTAATTTTCTATTAGAATTTAATTTTGGTGTGGTTGCTTCAAAAGCTATATTTGCACTTGTGCTATCTTTTTCATCATAGCCTGCAATAGCATCATATAAAATCGCTGCATCTTCAACATTTTGTGTTAAAACTCCAATTTGATCAAGACTTGAAGAATACGCTGCCAAACCATACCTACTAACCCTTCCATAACTTGGTTTAAATCCTACACAACCACAAAAAGCAGCAGGTTGTCTTACAGAACCCCCTGTATCTGAACCCAAACTTGCTAAAGCTATACCCGCAGCAACTGCAGCAGCACTCCCTCCACTACTTCCACCTGGGACTTTAGTATTATCAAGCGGATTTAAACTCTTACCATAAAAAGAAGTAGCACTAGTGCTTCCCATAGCAAATTCATCCATATTGCACCTTCCAAATGGAGCAAAATTATTTTTGCGTAAATTTGCAATAACACTTGCATCATAAGGTGCTACATAGCCTTGCAAAATTTTAGAACCACAAGTTAATTCCCAATCCTTAACACTGATATTATCTTTTATAGCAATAGGCACACCCGCACCTGAAGCACTCAAGTCTTTATTTA
The genomic region above belongs to Campylobacter peloridis LMG 23910 and contains:
- the murC gene encoding UDP-N-acetylmuramate--L-alanine ligase, translated to MQKIHFIGIGGIGISALARFLKEQGFIISGSDIKESKITKELEKEGISIKIPHHKDNVKNVDLVVYSAAIKENNEELISAKEQNITILSRKEALPMILKDKRVFAVAGAHGKSTTSSILASLIEASVIIGAVLKESGTNMLYKESQNLIFEADESDSSFLNSNPYLAIVTNVEAEHLDHYGNDITKLHKAYADFLNLSKIQVINAEDEFLASLNLNNAKKLYPSKDIVNIYMKVENFKPKTYFTLKGLGEFSVFGMGEHVAMDAALAILAASEFISIEEIRTRLLNYQGIKKRFDILFANKNMALIDDYGHHPTEIKTTLKAANEYARLAGYEKTIVIFEPHRYTRLSANIEYFSAVLASVDELYILPVYAAGETKIEINMQKYFPKAKFIKEIKREENAIYLDEELIENGLVIGFGAGDISVKLRGLYV
- a CDS encoding LTA synthase family protein; translation: MRKIITQILFFSFVFMGIFAFTRFLMLVNLTSESQNSFMVYMYGLAHDMRTFSSAFLPLFLCGFLTYFAFIFKNKKIKFIGGGVITKFYYYFSSFYVAFIAFVVLISAFIHYYYFQLYASKIDIFVFGLKDDDTNAIFSIIFSDYPVLKAIFLALIFSVFCFFINMKILHLKFKNIKLPLIVAFVLNVLLIYFYIVALRGHFTYNALRASSYEFSTIKSFNEISTNPLMAFSWAYKEYKSQQEFKNVDLNQIKHLEEKLFSIFNTTLANKYHAKNHIYLNIMESFGFNLIEFSNENLDLLGSLKKHFDQDFVFERFLSSANNTIESFNRLVFLSPNIISNGIYQKEKLALSPLQIYKNAGYKIIFVYSGNASWYNLGRYFNYQGADEIIDENTLMQEFPQAKETKHKYGIADEFAYKKIYSIFENAKVPTLVISLSISTHRPYIHKSRKNLINDNGLNKKILDEFVISNPKNALEAFAYASDEFGNFLDQVKQSQFKEKIIIAATGDHRFRDIKMNLNSQKAFAYSVPFYLYIPKHLKNGIYYDKNRIGSHKDIFPTLYNLSLSNTKYLSLGGRNMLAPIDNEKLEFGFNELVWVDKNGVYEGTKGYFFESNSSLKDTNKAFEIDSYHKEFSNLYKELFQKQLNYRLINQDKTNTP
- a CDS encoding carbon-nitrogen hydrolase family protein, translating into MSSIVALQFPTLALSESRLEYYLKAAKESGANLVVLGEYVLNSFFSELKTMPKSMIKEQSESKKASLIKFAKKYELSIIAPIVSVENEGLKKLCLKVSPQNIKSYEQQILMPYTHWNEEKFFKNKKNKELKLFTFTHENLKCALLFGFEAHFDVFWQMIMKKKVDLVIIPTASTFESNQRWLELLKTRAFLNSTSILRVNRIGNLKQENEWKFYGDSFFIDAFGQVQEQLGEQEEMLVVEVNKANEARNLWAFDKIIKNYEN
- the xseB gene encoding exodeoxyribonuclease VII small subunit yields the protein MEFEDHIKQAELSLEKLNDKDLNLKTCVEIYKEGLKNIKEARTMLEKAKLEIEHIDE
- the guaB gene encoding IMP dehydrogenase, whose product is MKIIKRALTFEDVLLVPQYSEVLPKEVDVKTKLTKNITLNMPLISAAMDTVTEHRAAIMMARLGGIGVIHKNMDIASQVREIKRVKKSESGVIMDPIYIGAKASVKEALELMAEYRISGVPVVDENKILIGILTNRDLRFENNFDNLVENVMTKMPLITAKKGSTLDDAERIFSTNKVEKLPIVDENNRLEGLITIKDLKKRKEYPNSNKDSYGRLRVAAAVGVGQLDRVRALVEAEVDVIVMDSAHGHSKGIIDTLKAIKAEFNVDVIVGNVASAKAVKDLCEAGADAIKVGIGPGSICTTRIVSGVGVPQISAIDECAIEASRYGVPVIADGGIKYSGDIAKAIAAGASSVMIGSLLAGTDESPGELFTYQGRQYKSYRGMGSLGAMQKGSSDRYFQEGTAQDKLVPEGIEGRVPYVGSIKSVIHQLLGGLRSSMGYVGAADIKSFQDRAEFVEITAAGLKESHVHDVTITAEAPNYKVSN
- the gatA gene encoding Asp-tRNA(Asn)/Glu-tRNA(Gln) amidotransferase subunit GatA, translating into MITLKQALKFSNEELENLKKELNEKAHKQKHLGAYVEQFLNKDLSASGAGVPIAIKDNISVKDWELTCGSKILQGYVAPYDASVIANLRKNNFAPFGRCNMDEFAMGSTSATSFYGKSLNPLDNTKVPGGSSGGSAAAVAAGIALASLGSDTGGSVRQPAAFCGCVGFKPSYGRVSRYGLAAYSSSLDQIGVLTQNVEDAAILYDAIAGYDEKDSTSANIAFEATTPKLNSNRKLKIAVIKNYIDQCNEDVKQALLKTIDMLKANNHEIVYKDLMDSKFDVAAYYIIAAAEASANLSRYDGVRYGRRSEHCQNLGELYVNTRSEGFGEEVKRRILLGTFVLSSGYYDAYYIKAQKARAFIKRKYEENLQDCDLIFMPVAPSVAFGFNDVKTPVQMYLEDVFTISVNLAGLGGISVPVAKNENKLNISAQLICKAYDEQTLLDGALSLEEMIKNK